One window of Gammaproteobacteria bacterium genomic DNA carries:
- a CDS encoding VacJ family lipoprotein — MMRPENKRTVKMTLASTSFFRFIYTALVLLSFVLPFSLYADELPEFDDAEFADDDFSDEAVLAEEAEFDIEELIVWDPLEPVNRGIFWFNDKAYRYVIKPVARGLRVVPKPVRKSGSNFFSNLLTPMRVINALLQLKLKQAGTELARFGVNTTIGIVGLFDPADKHFNIKKHSEDFGQTLGTYGLGHGLYIVIPLLGPSSARDGIGLLGDAAVDPVYRIFNNQDALAVKVFDSVNNLSLDNDTYETLTDDSIDPYATIRDAYLQSRKNSVAE; from the coding sequence ATGATGCGCCCAGAAAACAAGAGAACAGTTAAGATGACGCTAGCAAGCACCTCCTTTTTTCGGTTTATTTATACGGCATTAGTGCTGTTAAGCTTTGTGCTGCCATTTTCATTGTATGCCGATGAGTTGCCAGAATTTGATGATGCTGAATTCGCCGACGATGATTTCTCTGACGAAGCCGTGTTGGCAGAAGAGGCAGAGTTCGATATTGAAGAGTTAATAGTCTGGGATCCACTTGAACCTGTTAATCGCGGGATTTTTTGGTTTAACGATAAAGCTTATCGTTATGTGATTAAGCCAGTTGCCAGAGGTCTGCGTGTTGTACCAAAGCCGGTTAGAAAGTCAGGTTCAAACTTTTTTTCAAATTTATTGACACCGATGCGCGTTATTAATGCCTTATTACAGCTCAAACTTAAACAAGCAGGCACCGAGCTGGCGCGCTTTGGTGTTAATACGACTATTGGTATTGTGGGTTTGTTCGACCCGGCGGACAAGCATTTCAATATCAAGAAACACTCGGAAGACTTTGGCCAGACCCTGGGCACTTATGGTCTTGGTCATGGGCTATATATTGTTATTCCATTATTAGGTCCTAGCAGTGCCAGAGATGGCATCGGTCTATTAGGTGATGCAGCGGTTGATCCTGTCTATCGCATTTTTAACAACCAGGATGCGTTGGCAGTTAAAGTATTTGATAGCGTTAATAATTTGTCTCTGGATAATGATACCTATGAAACCTTAACTGACGACTCTATTGATCCCTACGCGACGATTCGTGATGCCTATCTGCAATCACGAAAAAACAGTGTTGCTGAATAA
- a CDS encoding CPXCG motif-containing cysteine-rich protein: MTGWLDWQDQCPYCGETITLYIDPDNNDSRYIEDCSVCCHPINVTVTGVYNESGYCIESILLGAENE; this comes from the coding sequence ATGACGGGTTGGCTCGATTGGCAAGATCAATGTCCCTACTGCGGCGAAACCATTACCTTGTATATCGACCCTGATAATAACGATAGTCGTTATATTGAAGATTGCTCTGTGTGTTGTCATCCCATTAATGTCACCGTGACAGGTGTCTATAACGAAAGTGGTTATTGTATTGAAAGCATCCTGCTTGGCGCAGAAAACGAATAA
- the rnd gene encoding ribonuclease D, whose protein sequence is MPDSDNSPDFLFVDNTAALNDLCQQLRNDSWLAVDTEFVRDSTYYPEFCLLQIGNQTLSACIDVLAIDDLAPVLELLFNPDCVKVFHAATQDLEIFYHLCQRIPQPVFDTQLAAPLLGFAEQVGYATLVNQTLGVQLAKGQQRTDWSKRPLSYAQLDYAAGDVRYLAQLYPKMRDGLTERGRIDWLSADFEQLVSMEKYAIPIEDSWRRIKATKKLKGTRLRAAQRLAAWREQTARSANKPRNWIVRDEALIDIATVLPTDRDSLSRVRSLKGRSGERYYDALLKEVQVAKSDPMPASVNDKQMNAAPVDAALVDLLMALVQLRAEEHEINANLLASRKSLEQALRGDQDSLVLNGWRAQLIGDDIQRMIKGELALSIQNKRLAINSI, encoded by the coding sequence ATGCCAGACTCTGATAATTCCCCTGATTTCCTGTTTGTTGACAATACCGCTGCGCTGAACGATTTGTGTCAGCAGTTGCGTAACGATAGCTGGCTTGCTGTTGATACCGAGTTTGTTCGTGATAGCACGTATTATCCCGAGTTTTGCCTGTTACAGATTGGCAACCAAACACTAAGCGCCTGTATCGATGTGCTGGCAATTGATGATCTTGCGCCAGTGCTTGAATTATTATTCAACCCTGATTGTGTCAAAGTGTTCCATGCAGCGACACAGGATTTAGAGATTTTTTATCATCTCTGCCAACGTATTCCCCAGCCTGTTTTCGATACACAACTTGCTGCGCCATTATTGGGCTTTGCCGAGCAAGTAGGTTACGCCACATTGGTTAACCAAACCCTTGGTGTGCAATTAGCTAAAGGGCAACAGCGTACTGATTGGTCCAAGCGCCCCTTGAGCTATGCACAGCTTGACTACGCCGCAGGTGATGTGCGCTACCTTGCGCAGCTTTATCCTAAAATGCGCGATGGTTTAACAGAGCGTGGCCGAATCGATTGGTTAAGCGCTGATTTTGAGCAATTGGTCAGCATGGAAAAATACGCTATACCTATTGAAGATTCATGGCGCCGCATTAAAGCGACTAAAAAACTCAAAGGCACTCGCTTGCGTGCAGCACAACGCTTGGCCGCATGGCGTGAGCAAACAGCACGCAGTGCAAACAAGCCACGTAACTGGATTGTGCGTGATGAAGCATTAATCGACATTGCAACAGTGTTACCGACTGACCGAGACAGTTTGTCGCGTGTGCGTAGTTTAAAGGGACGCAGTGGTGAACGTTATTACGATGCATTGTTAAAAGAAGTGCAGGTCGCCAAGTCTGATCCAATGCCAGCTTCGGTGAATGATAAGCAAATGAATGCAGCGCCTGTCGATGCTGCTCTGGTTGATTTATTAATGGCCTTGGTACAACTACGCGCAGAAGAGCATGAGATAAATGCCAACCTATTGGCTTCACGTAAATCTTTAGAGCAGGCCTTGCGTGGCGACCAAGACAGTTTGGTTTTAAATGGTTGGCGGGCACAATTGATTGGTGATGACATTCAGCGCATGATCAAAGGCGAGCTTGCCTTGTCCATTCAAAATAAGCGCCTGGCTATTAATAGTATTTAA